A window of the Brassica oleracea var. oleracea cultivar TO1000 chromosome C1, BOL, whole genome shotgun sequence genome harbors these coding sequences:
- the LOC106335521 gene encoding uncharacterized protein LOC106335521: MIETRSKRGNPARTTTWTDLEQVESVFVEILSRLPLQSIRSFRTLNKHWYGSITNRFFARMQLCRSKEKPLCVTCPCMDTRMVLDTMEPRSFRRFHLNTIDLAESMYMVSSFNGLICCVNWVRVREANEFCDLKIWIVNPCTGETLLLPQGRPSFQFEPSVGVAYGSTDYNVFRIYCSGKKVPEEMVFERYDFREGQLDTVYRYTLAYECEVYSSITGVWENIGHVPCVPMYLHLSPFSCGHVFVGGKIYWLSSLDDEGAILSVDLEGRFEVIQLSLYEGDQKEEDMITEATYLINIQGCLSVVILHPEHMDVWIRKGSGENVSWILLC, encoded by the coding sequence ATGATTGAAACTAGATCAAAGCGTGGCAACCCAGCTAGGACAACGACATGGACAGATTTGGAACAAGTGGAGAGTGTCTTTGTGGAGATCCTATCGCGTCTGCCACTACAGTCTATCCGATCATTTCGAACTTTGAACAAGCACTGGTACGGCTCCATTACGAACCGTTTTTTTGCTAGAATGCAGCTTTGTAGATCTAAGGAGAAGCCTTTGTGTGTTACATGTCCATGCATGGATACTAGGATGGTATTGGATACGATGGAACCAAGGAGTTTCAGAAGATTTCACCTGAATACGATTGATTTAGCTGAATCCATGTACATGGTATCTTCCTTCAACGGACTTATCTGTTGTGTTAATTGGGTCAGGGTCAGAGAAGCAAACGAGTTCTGTGATCTAAAGATATGGATAGTTAACCCTTGTACAGGGGAAACTTTGCTTCTTCCCCAAGGGAGACCTTCGTTTCAGTTTGAGCCAAGTGTTGGAGTTGCTTATGGCTCCACTGACTACAATGTTTTCCGTATATACTGCTCTGGAAAAAAAGTTCCTGAAGAAATGGTATTTGAGAGATATGATTTCCGTGAAGGTCAATTGGATACGGTGTACCGTTACACTCTCGCTTATGAATGTGAGGTGTATTCATCCATCACTGGTGTTTGGGAAAACATAGGCCATGTGCCTTGCGTTCCAATGTATCTCCATCTTAGCCCGTTTAGCTGTGGCCATGTATTTGTGGGAGGAAAGATTTATTGGCTGTCTTCATTAGATGATGAAGGTGCAATCCTTAGTGTGGATCTTGAAGGGAGGTTTGAGGTTATTCAGTTGTCTCTTTATGAAGGTGATCAAAAAGAGGAAGACATGATCACTGAAGCAACTTATCTCATTAATATACAAGGATGTCTCTCTGTTGTTATTCTACATCCGGAGCACATGGATGTGTGGATAAGAAAGGGAAGCGGGGAAAATGTTAGTTGGATACTTCTATGCTAA